In Flavobacteriaceae bacterium, the following proteins share a genomic window:
- a CDS encoding metal ABC transporter permease, which yields MDLKEYIQLVFSDYTLRTITLGTAILGAVCGMLGSFAVLRKQSLLGDAISHAALPGIAIAFLITGTKDSNVLLLGALVSGLIGTFWIRGIITKTHLKSDTALGLILSLFFGFGMLLLTFIQKQPNANQAGLDKYLFGQAATLIESDVWLMAIVTGICLLILLVFWKEFKILLFDADYTKTLGFNTKFIDILITSFIVLAIVLGLQTVGVVLMSAMLLAPAAAARQWTNSLATMVFLAALFGAFSGVFGTAISASQNNLSTGPVIVIVAGVFVLFSFIFSPSRGLLFKQIRFIKNRRDLQLHKTLAFMHNIAETHDDISHPHTIKILNNFQGYTKGTLKKLVDKNYVTLQGNMWSLTEEGFKMASNLYNQLTKNNE from the coding sequence ATCGATTTAAAAGAATATATACAACTCGTTTTTTCTGATTATACACTCAGGACCATTACACTTGGCACTGCCATTCTTGGTGCTGTTTGTGGTATGTTAGGTAGTTTTGCCGTCCTTCGAAAACAAAGCTTATTAGGTGATGCGATTTCTCATGCTGCACTACCTGGAATTGCTATTGCATTTTTAATTACTGGAACAAAAGATAGTAACGTATTATTATTAGGGGCATTGGTTAGCGGGTTAATAGGGACGTTTTGGATTCGAGGTATTATAACCAAAACACATTTAAAATCAGATACTGCTCTAGGGTTGATTTTATCTCTATTCTTTGGATTTGGAATGTTATTACTCACCTTTATTCAAAAACAACCCAATGCAAATCAAGCAGGGTTAGATAAATATTTATTTGGGCAAGCAGCAACTTTAATTGAAAGTGATGTTTGGCTAATGGCTATTGTCACAGGAATTTGTTTACTGATTCTTCTTGTATTTTGGAAAGAATTTAAAATATTGCTTTTTGATGCCGATTATACAAAAACACTTGGATTTAACACGAAGTTCATCGATATTTTAATTACCAGTTTCATTGTACTTGCTATTGTTTTAGGGTTACAAACTGTAGGTGTTGTATTAATGAGTGCTATGTTATTAGCTCCAGCCGCCGCTGCACGACAATGGACAAATAGCTTAGCAACAATGGTTTTTTTAGCAGCCCTTTTTGGAGCATTTTCAGGAGTTTTTGGAACAGCAATTAGTGCCAGTCAAAACAATTTATCTACAGGGCCAGTAATTGTAATTGTAGCTGGTGTATTTGTTTTATTTTCATTTATATTTTCTCCTAGTCGTGGATTACTATTTAAGCAAATTAGATTTATTAAAAACAGGCGTGACTTACAATTACATAAAACCCTAGCGTTTATGCACAATATAGCAGAAACACATGATGATATTTCACATCCACATACTATAAAAATTTTAAACAATTTTCAAGGTTATACTAAAGGGACACTCAAAAAGTTAGTAGATAAAAACTATGTAACGCTTCAAGGCAATATGTGGAGTTTAACAGAAGAAGGGTTTAAAATGGCTTCAAATTTATATAATCAATTAACTAAAAATAATGAGTAG
- a CDS encoding nuclear transport factor 2 family protein yields the protein MKKLVLLSLAILVFVSCQNNSKRYTQNSPEIDIVKGVLNDYDYQKWDSLTLRYADTAKIYHNSRVDILTPKDLQEYYLKNDIDFSTRAFEDENREYEMIIDDQGKTWVNFWGLWAGHLKANNKEIIIPVHTTTQFVDGKIVREYGYWDRSELVMELQRIEMDSLLVKIDDDTDAIE from the coding sequence ATGAAAAAATTAGTGTTATTAAGTTTAGCAATACTTGTATTCGTTTCTTGCCAAAATAATTCAAAACGATATACTCAAAACTCACCAGAAATTGATATTGTTAAAGGAGTACTTAACGATTATGATTATCAAAAATGGGATAGTTTAACTTTACGATATGCTGATACTGCTAAAATTTATCATAATTCTAGAGTAGATATTCTTACACCAAAAGATTTACAAGAGTATTATTTAAAAAACGATATTGATTTTTCGACTAGAGCGTTTGAAGATGAAAATCGAGAATACGAAATGATTATTGATGATCAGGGAAAAACTTGGGTGAACTTTTGGGGACTATGGGCAGGACATCTTAAAGCGAACAATAAAGAAATTATTATTCCAGTACACACAACAACCCAGTTTGTAGATGGTAAGATTGTACGAGAATATGGTTATTGGGATCGCTCAGAATTAGTAATGGAACTTCAAAGGATAGAGATGGATTCGTTGTTAGTAAAAATTGACGATGATACTGATGCTATTGAATAG
- a CDS encoding metal ABC transporter permease → MSSAQIEIQIIASIVAIACAIPGTFLVLRKMAMISDAISHSILPGIVVGFFITQDLNSPVLILLAAVTGVITVILVEYIQKTGLVKEDTAIGLVFPILFSIGVILIAKNANDVHLDIDAVLLGELAFAPFDRLIIASIDIGPKSLWIIGSILIISLGLLIAFFKELKVSTFDAGLAASLGFPPVIMHYGLMTVSSVTTVGAFDAVGAILVVALMIAPAATAYLLTTDLKKMLLYSICFGVFSAISGYWLAHWLDASIAGSITTMLGLLFLTVYLFAPGKGIIAVLYREKQQRTEVSLLTFLLHLRNHSEKSERHVNHLNEHINWQKVRSKTVLDLALKNNMILINDDIVSLTEKGTLFTSQAIDYIITNEDSEIEHMKDDFFLFRG, encoded by the coding sequence ATGAGTAGCGCACAGATAGAAATACAAATTATTGCAAGTATTGTAGCCATTGCTTGTGCTATTCCAGGAACGTTTTTAGTACTTCGTAAAATGGCAATGATTAGTGATGCCATTAGTCATTCTATACTTCCTGGTATTGTTGTTGGTTTTTTTATTACACAAGATTTAAATTCACCAGTATTGATTTTATTAGCTGCAGTTACTGGAGTTATTACCGTTATTTTAGTAGAATACATTCAAAAAACAGGACTAGTAAAAGAAGACACAGCTATTGGTTTAGTTTTCCCGATACTTTTTAGCATAGGTGTGATTCTAATCGCTAAAAACGCTAATGATGTTCATTTAGATATTGATGCAGTGTTATTAGGGGAATTAGCTTTTGCACCTTTTGACAGATTAATTATTGCTAGTATTGATATAGGGCCGAAATCGTTATGGATTATTGGTTCTATTCTAATTATTTCCTTAGGACTATTAATTGCATTTTTTAAAGAACTAAAAGTAAGTACGTTTGATGCTGGCTTAGCAGCATCCTTAGGGTTTCCTCCAGTTATAATGCATTATGGTTTAATGACTGTTTCATCGGTTACTACTGTAGGTGCATTTGATGCCGTTGGTGCAATTTTAGTTGTCGCTTTAATGATTGCTCCAGCTGCCACTGCCTATTTGTTAACTACCGATTTAAAGAAAATGTTACTTTACTCTATCTGTTTTGGTGTTTTTAGTGCTATTTCAGGGTATTGGCTAGCACACTGGTTAGACGCATCTATTGCAGGTTCAATTACCACTATGTTAGGCTTGTTATTTTTAACTGTTTATTTATTTGCTCCAGGCAAAGGAATTATTGCAGTATTGTATAGAGAAAAACAGCAGCGTACAGAAGTCTCTTTACTCACATTTTTATTGCATTTACGAAATCATAGCGAGAAAAGTGAACGTCATGTAAATCATCTTAACGAACATATTAATTGGCAAAAAGTACGTTCAAAAACAGTGTTAGATCTAGCACTTAAGAATAATATGATTCTTATTAATGATGATATCGTTTCTTTAACTGAAAAAGGAACATTATTTACTTCTCAAGCTATAGATTATATCATCACTAATGAAGATTCTGAAATTGAACATATGAAAGATGATTTCTTTTTATTTAGAGGATAA